In a single window of the Labrus mixtus chromosome 20, fLabMix1.1, whole genome shotgun sequence genome:
- the fzd2 gene encoding frizzled-2: MIFCKTLYVTLLLPLLISSQYQGDNGIVTPEHGFCQPITIPLCTDIAYNQTIMPNLVGHYNQEDAGLEVHQFYPLVKVQCSPELKFFLCSMYAPVCTVLEKAIPPCRSTCERAKQGCEALMNKFGFQWPDRLRCENFPVLGDGICVGQNDSSSVTIPPVMVVPRTQDLSLVLTNERSFRCPPVLRVPPYLNYRFLEEKDCAAPCDPTRSGGNMFFSLKEIHFSRIWILVWSVICCASTLFTVTTYLVDMQRFRYPERPIIFLSGCYTMVSIAYIAGYFLGDKVVCNDSFSPDSYKTIVQGTKKEGCTILFMMLYFFSMASSIWWVILSLTWFLAAGMKWGHEAIEANSQYFHLAAWAVPAVKTISILAIGQIEGDVLSGVCFVSLSNLDPLRGFVLAPLFIYLFIGTSFLLAGFVSLFRIRTIMKHDGTKTEKLERLMVRIGVFSVLYTVPATIVIACFFYEQAFRPHWERSWVSHNCRSLAIPCPLQTGPRMTPDFTVYMIKYLMTLIVGITSGFWIWSGKTLQSWHKFYARLTNSKQGETTV, encoded by the coding sequence ATGATTTTTTGCAAGACGTTGTATGTTACcctcctgctgcctctgctgATATCATCCCAGTATCAAGGAGACAACGGAATAGTAACTCCAGAGCATGGATTTTGTCAACCGATTACAATCCCCCTGTGCACTGACATAGCATATAACCAAACAATCATGCCAAATTTAGTGGGCCATTACAACCAGGAGGACGCAGGGCTCGAGGTGCACCAATTTTACCCTCTTGTAAAGGTACAGTGCTCGCCGGAGTTGAAATTCTTCCTGTGCTCGATGTATGCCCCTGTGTGCACAGTCCTGGAGAAAGCCATCCCCCCCTGCAGGTCCACCTGTGAGAGGGCCAAGCAGGGTTGCGAGGCTCTCATGAACAAATTTGGCTTCCAGTGGCCTGATCGACTCCGCTGCGAGAATTTCCCCGTGCTGGGGGACGGAATCTGTGTGGGCCAAAACGATTCCTCTTCTGTCACTATCCCCCCCGTCATGGTCGTGCCCAGGACCCAGGATCTCTCCTTGGTTCTCACAAATGAAAGGTCTTTCCGTTGCCCACCTGTTCTCAGAGTGCCACCATACTTGAATTATAGATTCTTGGAGGAAAAGGATTGCGCGGCTCCCTGTGATCCAACAAGGAGTGGTGGGAACatgtttttcagtttgaaaGAAATTCATTTCTCCCGCATATGGATTCTGGTCTGGTCCGTGATTTGTTGTGCATCTACATTATTTACAGTGACCACTTATTTAGTGGATATGCAGCGCTTCAGATACCCAGAAAGGCCTATCATCTTTCTGTCTGGCTGCTACACTATGGTCTCCATAGCCTACATTGCTGGCTACTTCCTAGGAGACAAAGTGGTGTGTAACGACAGCTTCAGTCCAGATAGCTACAAAACTATTGTCCAAGGCACCAAAAAAGAAGGTTGCACCATCCTTTTCATGATGCTCTATTTCTTCAGCATGGCCAGCTCCATCTGGTGGgtcatcctctctctcacctggtTCCTGGCTGCAGGTATGAAGTGGGGCCACGAGGCTATTGAAGCCAACTCTCAGTATTTTCACCTGGCAGCCTGGGCGGTACCCGCCGTCAAGACCATCAGCATCCTGGCCATCGGGCAGATTGAGGGTGATGTGCTCAGTGGTGTTTGCTTTGTCAGTCTCAGTAACCTGGACCCCCTACGAGGCTTTGTGTTGGCCCCCCTCTTCATTTACCTCTTCATTGGGACCTCTTTCCTTTTGGCAGGGTTCGTGTCATTATTCCGAATTCGCACCATCATGAAACACGACGGCACAAAAACGGAGAAGCTGGAGCGCCTGATGGTTCGGATTGGTGTGTTCAGCGTGCTCTACACTGTCCCTGCCACTATTGTTATCGCCTGCTTCTTCTATGAGCAGGCCTTCCGCCCACACTGGGAGCGCAGCTGGGTCAGCCATAACTGCAGAAGCCTGGCCATCCCCTGCCCTCTGCAGACCGGGCCGCGCATGACCCCGGACTTCACTGTCTACATGATCAAGTACCTGATGACTCTGATAGTGGGTATCACCTCCGGTTTTTGGATCTGGTCTGGAAAGACTTTACAATCCTGGCACAAGTTCTATGCAAGGCTGACCAACAGCAAACAAGGAGAGACCACTGTATAG
- the mylk5 gene encoding myosin light chain kinase, smooth muscle isoform X2, producing the protein MNGDGSKQRYVSTFRMHIKPPCASSASGKESRSNDTRTLEKSSDTGCHKLPSSQCLDPPVFIEPLQDCCADEGSDVTLRGVITGSQPIKVSWLHNGEVARFGGSSFDGREMSFVVTECLPEDAGAYTCLAENNAGKTSCCAAVFVKDFETIYGAQNCVSKNPTSASESKTQNGRSPRSPKDEPRNLKASFCTSPKGSDKPCHVSSSKVPSEHHVGKWTAHIKEEPHLYAPLLKPTSVRAEVIPKKRANSGTGTPLHFENPPQQVNVEVGKPLRVSCLFRSSAPVVSCWIRNKEQIVDGPELWAENTDQCSTLVIAKAKPQHTGRYTVVVKDRNSSAQHTLTLSVIERPQPPASCPVISLISVTSLVLSWSGPCYDGGSVVLGYVVEVKNKGGAEPGEWRELTAQCKSTSYRVSSGLQPQQEYCFRVRAYNTVGISEPGPVSPVVRMEQKDKPQEEEPPQAYSCVTIDSSNKVTDHYNLLEKLGMGKFGLVFKLTHKETGRVFAGKFYKGRRAKEREAARKEIELMNYLHHPKLVQCIAAYDHRPEMVMVMEFIAGGELFERIVDDSFEHTEPASAHYMQQILEGIAYMHQQNIVHLDLKPENIVCVDTTGTSIKIIDFGLASRLDGKTPLKVMHGTPEFVAPEVISFEPVDQATDMWSIGVICYILLSGESPFQGNSDAETLALVTAAQWEFDEDSFDEITDEAKDFISSLLNKDTRRRMSCEEGLAHPWMAAFDSGDHTTTKNLSKEKMKRFLARQKWKKAGKALLALKRMALLSKSDSSGSPTSPGEDSPLSPEAEHALQSLERQMQGPPNFTQSPKDQAVAQGSCARLSCHLTGYPDPEVVWLCGEEPLEESSTVQIDYMEDGQCTLILAKVGLEDASVYTCRATNDHGEASCSAKLTVME; encoded by the exons ATGAACGGTGATGGCAGCAAACAGCGTTATGTGTCCACTTTCAGGATGCACATCAAGCCCCCCTGTGCATCCTCTGCATCAGGGAAGGAGTCGAGATCAAATGACACAAGGACTTTAGAAAAATCTTCTGACACAG GGTGTCATAAACTCCCTTCCAGTCAATGCCTCGATCCACCGGTCTTCATAGAGCCCCTGCAGGACTGCTGTGCGGACGAAGGAAGTGACGTCACTCTGCGGGGGGTTATCACCGGCAGTCAGCCAATCAAAGTGTCCTGGCTGCACAATG GTGAAGTGGCCCGTTTTGGGGGTTCATCCTTCGATGGCAGGGAGATGAGTTTTGTGGTGACAGAGTGCTTACCTGAAGATGCTGGTGCCTACACATGCCTGGCAGAAAACAATGCAGGGAAGACGTCCTGCTGCGCTGCCGTGTTTGTCAAGG ACTTTGAAACTATCTACGGTGCACAGAATTGTGTCTCAAAGAACCCAACTTCTGCTTCTGAGAGCAAAACACAGAATGGAAGGTCACCACGGTCCCCCAAAGACGAGCCACGGAACTTAAAAGCATCTTTTTGTACTTCTCCTAAAGGCTCCGATAAGCCTTGCCATGTGTCAAGTTCAAAAG TCCCAAGTGAACACCATGTAGGGAAATGGACAGCGCACATTAAAGAAGAGCCACACCTCTATGCACCCCTACTAAAACCTACCTCTGTCCGTGCAGAAGTCATCCCAAAGAAGAGAGCCAACTCAgggacag GAACACCATTACACTTTGAAAACCCTCCACAGCAGGTCAACGTTGAGGTGGGGAAACCGCTCAGAGTGTCGTGTTTATTCAGAAGCAGCGCTCCTGTTGTGTCGTGTTGGATCAGAAACAAAGAACAG ATAGTGGATGGTCCGGAGCTGTGGGCAGAAAACACTGATCAGTGCAGCACTCTTGTAATTGCAAAGGCTAAACCACAGCACACAGGTCGCTACACCGTGGTAGTGAAGGACCGCAATAGCTCAGCACAACACACGCTCACTCTTTCTGTAATAG AGAGGCCGCAGCCTCCAGCTTCCTGCCCTGTGATCTCCCTCATCTCCGTCACCAGCCTTGTGCTGTCTTGGTCAGGCCCCTGCTACGACGGCGGCAGTGTTGTCCTGGGTTATGTGGTTGAGGTAAAGAACAAAGGCGGTGCTGAGCCTGGTGAATGGCGAGAACTCACTGCCCAGTGTAAGAGTACATCATACAGAGTGAGCTCTGGGCTGCAGCCTCAACAGGAATACTGTTTCAGAGTGAGGGCCTACAACACAGTGGGAATAAGTGAGCCGGGACCAGTGTCACCAGTCGTAAGGATGGAGCAGAAAG acAAACCACAAGAAGAGGAACCCCCTCAAGCCTATTCCTGTGTCACTATTGACTCCTCCAACAAAGTTACTGATCACTACAATTTGCTTGAAAAACTGGGAAT GGGAAAGTTTGGCCTAGTTTTCAAGCTAACCCACAAAGAAACTGGACGTGTGTTTGCGGGGAAGTTCTACAAAGGTCGACGTGCCaaggagagagaggctgctcGTAAAGAGATTGAGCTGATGAATTACCTTCACCACCCTAAACTGGTTCAGTGCATCGCAGCATATGACCACAGGCCTGAGATGGTCATGGTCATGGAGTT tATCGCAGGTGGAGAACTGTTTGAACGCATTGTGGATGACAGCTTCGAGCACACAGAGCCGGCCAGTGCGCACTACATGCAACAGATCCTGGAGGGGATCGCCTACATGCACCAGCAGAACATTGTTCATCTGGACCTGAAACCTGAAAACATCGTGTGTGTTGACACCACTGGCACCTCCATAAAGATAATCGACTTTGGATTAGCCAGCAGGCTTG ATGGAAAAACACCTCTGAAGGTGATGCATGGGACTCCAGAGTTTGTGGCACCTGAAGTGATTAGCTTCGAGCCTGTTGATCAGGCCACTGACATGTGGAGCATCGGGGTCATCTGCTACATATT ACTGAGTGGTGAGTCTCCTTTCCAAGGTAACAGTGATGCAGAGACCCTGGCCTTGGTGACAGCCGCCCAGTGGGAGTTTGACGAGGATAGCTTTGATGAGATTACAGACGAGGCCAAAGATTTCATCAGCTCCTTGCTCAACAAGGACACAAG GCGGAGGATGTCCTGTGAAGAAGGTCTTGCCCACCCTTGGATGGCAGCATTTGACTCTGGTGATCACACCACCACCAAAAATCTGTCcaaggagaagatgaagaggtTTCTAGCCAGGCAGAAGTGGAAG AAAGCAGGTAAGGCCTTGTTAGCACTGAAGAGAATGGCTCTGCTGTCTAAGAGTGATAGCTCTGGGTCTCCTACCTCCCCTGGAGAAG ACTCACCACTGAGCCCAGAGGCAGAGCACGCCCTCCAGTCTCTTGAGCGCCAGATGCAGGGCCCACCCAATTTTACCCAGAGCCCAAAGGACCAGGCTGTAGCTCAGGGATCCTGTGCCAGGCTTTCATGTCACCTCACAG GATACCCTGATCCAGAGGTGGTGTGGCTATGTGGTGAAGAGCCTCTGGAGGAGTCATCAACAGTGCAGATAGACTACATGGAAGATGGGCAGTGCACCCTGATCCTAGCCAAAGTTGGTCTAGAAGATGCCAGTGTTTATACCTGCAGAGCCACCAACGACCATGGGGAGGCATCATGCTCAGCCAAACTCACTGTTATGGAGTAG
- the mylk5 gene encoding myosin light chain kinase, smooth muscle isoform X1, with translation MNGDGSKQRYVSTFRMHIKPPCASSASGKESRSNDTRTLEKSSDTGLPSLHTALPHSGCHKLPSSQCLDPPVFIEPLQDCCADEGSDVTLRGVITGSQPIKVSWLHNGEVARFGGSSFDGREMSFVVTECLPEDAGAYTCLAENNAGKTSCCAAVFVKDFETIYGAQNCVSKNPTSASESKTQNGRSPRSPKDEPRNLKASFCTSPKGSDKPCHVSSSKVPSEHHVGKWTAHIKEEPHLYAPLLKPTSVRAEVIPKKRANSGTGTPLHFENPPQQVNVEVGKPLRVSCLFRSSAPVVSCWIRNKEQIVDGPELWAENTDQCSTLVIAKAKPQHTGRYTVVVKDRNSSAQHTLTLSVIERPQPPASCPVISLISVTSLVLSWSGPCYDGGSVVLGYVVEVKNKGGAEPGEWRELTAQCKSTSYRVSSGLQPQQEYCFRVRAYNTVGISEPGPVSPVVRMEQKDKPQEEEPPQAYSCVTIDSSNKVTDHYNLLEKLGMGKFGLVFKLTHKETGRVFAGKFYKGRRAKEREAARKEIELMNYLHHPKLVQCIAAYDHRPEMVMVMEFIAGGELFERIVDDSFEHTEPASAHYMQQILEGIAYMHQQNIVHLDLKPENIVCVDTTGTSIKIIDFGLASRLDGKTPLKVMHGTPEFVAPEVISFEPVDQATDMWSIGVICYILLSGESPFQGNSDAETLALVTAAQWEFDEDSFDEITDEAKDFISSLLNKDTRRRMSCEEGLAHPWMAAFDSGDHTTTKNLSKEKMKRFLARQKWKKAGKALLALKRMALLSKSDSSGSPTSPGEDSPLSPEAEHALQSLERQMQGPPNFTQSPKDQAVAQGSCARLSCHLTGYPDPEVVWLCGEEPLEESSTVQIDYMEDGQCTLILAKVGLEDASVYTCRATNDHGEASCSAKLTVME, from the exons ATGAACGGTGATGGCAGCAAACAGCGTTATGTGTCCACTTTCAGGATGCACATCAAGCCCCCCTGTGCATCCTCTGCATCAGGGAAGGAGTCGAGATCAAATGACACAAGGACTTTAGAAAAATCTTCTGACACAG GCCTCCCCTCACTCCACACCGCTCTTCCACATTCAGGGTGTCATAAACTCCCTTCCAGTCAATGCCTCGATCCACCGGTCTTCATAGAGCCCCTGCAGGACTGCTGTGCGGACGAAGGAAGTGACGTCACTCTGCGGGGGGTTATCACCGGCAGTCAGCCAATCAAAGTGTCCTGGCTGCACAATG GTGAAGTGGCCCGTTTTGGGGGTTCATCCTTCGATGGCAGGGAGATGAGTTTTGTGGTGACAGAGTGCTTACCTGAAGATGCTGGTGCCTACACATGCCTGGCAGAAAACAATGCAGGGAAGACGTCCTGCTGCGCTGCCGTGTTTGTCAAGG ACTTTGAAACTATCTACGGTGCACAGAATTGTGTCTCAAAGAACCCAACTTCTGCTTCTGAGAGCAAAACACAGAATGGAAGGTCACCACGGTCCCCCAAAGACGAGCCACGGAACTTAAAAGCATCTTTTTGTACTTCTCCTAAAGGCTCCGATAAGCCTTGCCATGTGTCAAGTTCAAAAG TCCCAAGTGAACACCATGTAGGGAAATGGACAGCGCACATTAAAGAAGAGCCACACCTCTATGCACCCCTACTAAAACCTACCTCTGTCCGTGCAGAAGTCATCCCAAAGAAGAGAGCCAACTCAgggacag GAACACCATTACACTTTGAAAACCCTCCACAGCAGGTCAACGTTGAGGTGGGGAAACCGCTCAGAGTGTCGTGTTTATTCAGAAGCAGCGCTCCTGTTGTGTCGTGTTGGATCAGAAACAAAGAACAG ATAGTGGATGGTCCGGAGCTGTGGGCAGAAAACACTGATCAGTGCAGCACTCTTGTAATTGCAAAGGCTAAACCACAGCACACAGGTCGCTACACCGTGGTAGTGAAGGACCGCAATAGCTCAGCACAACACACGCTCACTCTTTCTGTAATAG AGAGGCCGCAGCCTCCAGCTTCCTGCCCTGTGATCTCCCTCATCTCCGTCACCAGCCTTGTGCTGTCTTGGTCAGGCCCCTGCTACGACGGCGGCAGTGTTGTCCTGGGTTATGTGGTTGAGGTAAAGAACAAAGGCGGTGCTGAGCCTGGTGAATGGCGAGAACTCACTGCCCAGTGTAAGAGTACATCATACAGAGTGAGCTCTGGGCTGCAGCCTCAACAGGAATACTGTTTCAGAGTGAGGGCCTACAACACAGTGGGAATAAGTGAGCCGGGACCAGTGTCACCAGTCGTAAGGATGGAGCAGAAAG acAAACCACAAGAAGAGGAACCCCCTCAAGCCTATTCCTGTGTCACTATTGACTCCTCCAACAAAGTTACTGATCACTACAATTTGCTTGAAAAACTGGGAAT GGGAAAGTTTGGCCTAGTTTTCAAGCTAACCCACAAAGAAACTGGACGTGTGTTTGCGGGGAAGTTCTACAAAGGTCGACGTGCCaaggagagagaggctgctcGTAAAGAGATTGAGCTGATGAATTACCTTCACCACCCTAAACTGGTTCAGTGCATCGCAGCATATGACCACAGGCCTGAGATGGTCATGGTCATGGAGTT tATCGCAGGTGGAGAACTGTTTGAACGCATTGTGGATGACAGCTTCGAGCACACAGAGCCGGCCAGTGCGCACTACATGCAACAGATCCTGGAGGGGATCGCCTACATGCACCAGCAGAACATTGTTCATCTGGACCTGAAACCTGAAAACATCGTGTGTGTTGACACCACTGGCACCTCCATAAAGATAATCGACTTTGGATTAGCCAGCAGGCTTG ATGGAAAAACACCTCTGAAGGTGATGCATGGGACTCCAGAGTTTGTGGCACCTGAAGTGATTAGCTTCGAGCCTGTTGATCAGGCCACTGACATGTGGAGCATCGGGGTCATCTGCTACATATT ACTGAGTGGTGAGTCTCCTTTCCAAGGTAACAGTGATGCAGAGACCCTGGCCTTGGTGACAGCCGCCCAGTGGGAGTTTGACGAGGATAGCTTTGATGAGATTACAGACGAGGCCAAAGATTTCATCAGCTCCTTGCTCAACAAGGACACAAG GCGGAGGATGTCCTGTGAAGAAGGTCTTGCCCACCCTTGGATGGCAGCATTTGACTCTGGTGATCACACCACCACCAAAAATCTGTCcaaggagaagatgaagaggtTTCTAGCCAGGCAGAAGTGGAAG AAAGCAGGTAAGGCCTTGTTAGCACTGAAGAGAATGGCTCTGCTGTCTAAGAGTGATAGCTCTGGGTCTCCTACCTCCCCTGGAGAAG ACTCACCACTGAGCCCAGAGGCAGAGCACGCCCTCCAGTCTCTTGAGCGCCAGATGCAGGGCCCACCCAATTTTACCCAGAGCCCAAAGGACCAGGCTGTAGCTCAGGGATCCTGTGCCAGGCTTTCATGTCACCTCACAG GATACCCTGATCCAGAGGTGGTGTGGCTATGTGGTGAAGAGCCTCTGGAGGAGTCATCAACAGTGCAGATAGACTACATGGAAGATGGGCAGTGCACCCTGATCCTAGCCAAAGTTGGTCTAGAAGATGCCAGTGTTTATACCTGCAGAGCCACCAACGACCATGGGGAGGCATCATGCTCAGCCAAACTCACTGTTATGGAGTAG
- the mylk5 gene encoding myosin light chain kinase, smooth muscle isoform X3: protein MNGDGSKQRYVSTFRMHIKPPCASSASGKESRSNDTRTLEKSSDTGLPSLHTALPHSGCHKLPSSQCLDPPVFIEPLQDCCADEGSDVTLRGVITGSQPIKVSWLHNGEVARFGGSSFDGREMSFVVTECLPEDAGAYTCLAENNAGKTSCCAAVFVKDFETIYGAQNCVSKNPTSASESKTQNGRSPRSPKDEPRNLKASFCTSPKGSDKPCHVSSSKEVIPKKRANSGTGTPLHFENPPQQVNVEVGKPLRVSCLFRSSAPVVSCWIRNKEQIVDGPELWAENTDQCSTLVIAKAKPQHTGRYTVVVKDRNSSAQHTLTLSVIERPQPPASCPVISLISVTSLVLSWSGPCYDGGSVVLGYVVEVKNKGGAEPGEWRELTAQCKSTSYRVSSGLQPQQEYCFRVRAYNTVGISEPGPVSPVVRMEQKDKPQEEEPPQAYSCVTIDSSNKVTDHYNLLEKLGMGKFGLVFKLTHKETGRVFAGKFYKGRRAKEREAARKEIELMNYLHHPKLVQCIAAYDHRPEMVMVMEFIAGGELFERIVDDSFEHTEPASAHYMQQILEGIAYMHQQNIVHLDLKPENIVCVDTTGTSIKIIDFGLASRLDGKTPLKVMHGTPEFVAPEVISFEPVDQATDMWSIGVICYILLSGESPFQGNSDAETLALVTAAQWEFDEDSFDEITDEAKDFISSLLNKDTRRRMSCEEGLAHPWMAAFDSGDHTTTKNLSKEKMKRFLARQKWKKAGKALLALKRMALLSKSDSSGSPTSPGEDSPLSPEAEHALQSLERQMQGPPNFTQSPKDQAVAQGSCARLSCHLTGYPDPEVVWLCGEEPLEESSTVQIDYMEDGQCTLILAKVGLEDASVYTCRATNDHGEASCSAKLTVME from the exons ATGAACGGTGATGGCAGCAAACAGCGTTATGTGTCCACTTTCAGGATGCACATCAAGCCCCCCTGTGCATCCTCTGCATCAGGGAAGGAGTCGAGATCAAATGACACAAGGACTTTAGAAAAATCTTCTGACACAG GCCTCCCCTCACTCCACACCGCTCTTCCACATTCAGGGTGTCATAAACTCCCTTCCAGTCAATGCCTCGATCCACCGGTCTTCATAGAGCCCCTGCAGGACTGCTGTGCGGACGAAGGAAGTGACGTCACTCTGCGGGGGGTTATCACCGGCAGTCAGCCAATCAAAGTGTCCTGGCTGCACAATG GTGAAGTGGCCCGTTTTGGGGGTTCATCCTTCGATGGCAGGGAGATGAGTTTTGTGGTGACAGAGTGCTTACCTGAAGATGCTGGTGCCTACACATGCCTGGCAGAAAACAATGCAGGGAAGACGTCCTGCTGCGCTGCCGTGTTTGTCAAGG ACTTTGAAACTATCTACGGTGCACAGAATTGTGTCTCAAAGAACCCAACTTCTGCTTCTGAGAGCAAAACACAGAATGGAAGGTCACCACGGTCCCCCAAAGACGAGCCACGGAACTTAAAAGCATCTTTTTGTACTTCTCCTAAAGGCTCCGATAAGCCTTGCCATGTGTCAAGTTCAAAAG AAGTCATCCCAAAGAAGAGAGCCAACTCAgggacag GAACACCATTACACTTTGAAAACCCTCCACAGCAGGTCAACGTTGAGGTGGGGAAACCGCTCAGAGTGTCGTGTTTATTCAGAAGCAGCGCTCCTGTTGTGTCGTGTTGGATCAGAAACAAAGAACAG ATAGTGGATGGTCCGGAGCTGTGGGCAGAAAACACTGATCAGTGCAGCACTCTTGTAATTGCAAAGGCTAAACCACAGCACACAGGTCGCTACACCGTGGTAGTGAAGGACCGCAATAGCTCAGCACAACACACGCTCACTCTTTCTGTAATAG AGAGGCCGCAGCCTCCAGCTTCCTGCCCTGTGATCTCCCTCATCTCCGTCACCAGCCTTGTGCTGTCTTGGTCAGGCCCCTGCTACGACGGCGGCAGTGTTGTCCTGGGTTATGTGGTTGAGGTAAAGAACAAAGGCGGTGCTGAGCCTGGTGAATGGCGAGAACTCACTGCCCAGTGTAAGAGTACATCATACAGAGTGAGCTCTGGGCTGCAGCCTCAACAGGAATACTGTTTCAGAGTGAGGGCCTACAACACAGTGGGAATAAGTGAGCCGGGACCAGTGTCACCAGTCGTAAGGATGGAGCAGAAAG acAAACCACAAGAAGAGGAACCCCCTCAAGCCTATTCCTGTGTCACTATTGACTCCTCCAACAAAGTTACTGATCACTACAATTTGCTTGAAAAACTGGGAAT GGGAAAGTTTGGCCTAGTTTTCAAGCTAACCCACAAAGAAACTGGACGTGTGTTTGCGGGGAAGTTCTACAAAGGTCGACGTGCCaaggagagagaggctgctcGTAAAGAGATTGAGCTGATGAATTACCTTCACCACCCTAAACTGGTTCAGTGCATCGCAGCATATGACCACAGGCCTGAGATGGTCATGGTCATGGAGTT tATCGCAGGTGGAGAACTGTTTGAACGCATTGTGGATGACAGCTTCGAGCACACAGAGCCGGCCAGTGCGCACTACATGCAACAGATCCTGGAGGGGATCGCCTACATGCACCAGCAGAACATTGTTCATCTGGACCTGAAACCTGAAAACATCGTGTGTGTTGACACCACTGGCACCTCCATAAAGATAATCGACTTTGGATTAGCCAGCAGGCTTG ATGGAAAAACACCTCTGAAGGTGATGCATGGGACTCCAGAGTTTGTGGCACCTGAAGTGATTAGCTTCGAGCCTGTTGATCAGGCCACTGACATGTGGAGCATCGGGGTCATCTGCTACATATT ACTGAGTGGTGAGTCTCCTTTCCAAGGTAACAGTGATGCAGAGACCCTGGCCTTGGTGACAGCCGCCCAGTGGGAGTTTGACGAGGATAGCTTTGATGAGATTACAGACGAGGCCAAAGATTTCATCAGCTCCTTGCTCAACAAGGACACAAG GCGGAGGATGTCCTGTGAAGAAGGTCTTGCCCACCCTTGGATGGCAGCATTTGACTCTGGTGATCACACCACCACCAAAAATCTGTCcaaggagaagatgaagaggtTTCTAGCCAGGCAGAAGTGGAAG AAAGCAGGTAAGGCCTTGTTAGCACTGAAGAGAATGGCTCTGCTGTCTAAGAGTGATAGCTCTGGGTCTCCTACCTCCCCTGGAGAAG ACTCACCACTGAGCCCAGAGGCAGAGCACGCCCTCCAGTCTCTTGAGCGCCAGATGCAGGGCCCACCCAATTTTACCCAGAGCCCAAAGGACCAGGCTGTAGCTCAGGGATCCTGTGCCAGGCTTTCATGTCACCTCACAG GATACCCTGATCCAGAGGTGGTGTGGCTATGTGGTGAAGAGCCTCTGGAGGAGTCATCAACAGTGCAGATAGACTACATGGAAGATGGGCAGTGCACCCTGATCCTAGCCAAAGTTGGTCTAGAAGATGCCAGTGTTTATACCTGCAGAGCCACCAACGACCATGGGGAGGCATCATGCTCAGCCAAACTCACTGTTATGGAGTAG
- the si:ch73-141c7.1 gene encoding coenzyme Q-binding protein COQ10 homolog, mitochondrial gives MANKTTPLLLKALLDVSEAHSAKVVRGNTKIANTRRLSSCGALVARRASLPLCPTIPTVTTSRGFIHLVAPISTRRMEYSECRTLGYTPAQMYDLVANINQYHHFVPWCTKSQVMKGPNGRVLAKLEIGFPPILERYTSEVTCVPNHQVRALCTDGSLFSHLETIWRFAPGDKDVPASCKVDFYVSFEFRSLLHSQLASLFFDEVVKQMIGAFESRAATLYSSQQEASLRRRST, from the exons ATGGCCAATAAAACGACCCCACTTCTTTTGAAGGCACTGCTGGACGTGTCCGAAGCACACTCAGCTAAAGTTGTGCGAGGAAACACCAAAATAGCTAATACCAG ACGTTTGAGCTCCTGTGGTGCCCTGGTAGCTAGAAGAGCCAGCTTGCCTCTCTGCCCAACCATCCCAACCGTCACAACTAGCCGGGGCTTCATCCACCTGGTTGCTCCCATCAGCACCCGCAGGATGGAGTACTCTGAATGCCGGACATTAGG GTATACTCCAGCGCAGATGTACGATTTGGTGGCAAATATCAACCAGTACCATCACTTTGTGCCCTGGTGCACGAAGTCACAGGTCATGAAGGGACCAAATGGTCGTGTCCTGGCAAAGCTCGAAATAGGTTTCCCCCCCATCTTGGAGCGCTACACGTCTGAGGTCACCTGCGTCCCAAACCACCAAGTCAGG gcTTTGTGCACTGATGGATCCCTCTTCAGCCATCTTGAAACAATATGGAGGTTTGCCCCTGGAGACAAAGACGTTCCAGCTTCCTGCAAAGTGGACTTCTAT GTGTCATTTGAGTTCAGATCTCTTCTGCACTCTCAGCTAGCCAGCCTGTTCTTTGATGAAGTGGTGAAGCAGATGATCGGTGCCTTTGAATCACGAGCTGCAACGCTCTACAGTAGCCAACAGGAGGCATCATTGAGGAGGCGGTCAACATGA